One genomic window of Macaca mulatta isolate MMU2019108-1 chromosome 8, T2T-MMU8v2.0, whole genome shotgun sequence includes the following:
- the ZNF7 gene encoding zinc finger protein 7 isoform X13 gives MVPSWRQVSRPEHVDAHPPLSLMEVVTFGDVAVHFSREEWQCLDPGQRALYREVMLENHSSVAGLGFLVFKPELISRLEQGEEPWVLDLQGAEGTEAPRTSKTDSTIRTENEQSCEDMDILKSESYGTVIRISPQDFPQNPGFGDVSDSEVWLDSHLGSRGLRMTGSTFQNNCLNEETVVPKTFIKDAAQGCKELGSSILDCQPPESQRESAEGTSQRCEGCGKGFRATSDIALHWEINTQKISRCQECQKKLSDCLQGKHPNNCHGEKPYECAECGKVFRLCSQLNQHQRIHTGEKPFKCTECGKAFRLSSKLIQHQRIHTGEKPYRCEECGKAFGQSSSLIHHQRIHTGERPYGCCECGKAFSQQSQLVRHQRTHTGERPYPCKECGKAFSQSSTLAQHQRMHTGEKAQILRASDSPSLVAHQRIHAVEKPFKCDECGKAFRWISRLSQHQLIHTGEKPYKCNKCTKAFGCSSRLIRHQRTHTGEKPFKCDECGKGFVQGSHLIQHQRIHTGEKPYVCNDCGKAFSQSSSLIYHQRIHKGEKPYECLQCGKAFSMSTQLTIHQRVHTGERPYKCNECGKAFSQNSTLFQHQIIHAGVKPYECSECGKAFSRSSYLIEHQRIHTRAQWFYEYGNALEGSTFVSRKKVNTIKKLHQCEDCEKIFRWRSHLIIHQRIHTGEKPYKCNDCGKAFNRSSRLTQHQKIHTG, from the exons ATGGTTCCATCCTGGCGACAG GTGTCTCGGCCAGAACACGTGGATGCCCACCCACCACTGAGCCTCATG GAGGTGGTAACATTTGGCGATGTGGCTGTGCACTTCTCTCGGGAGGAGTGGCAGTGTCTGGACCCTGGCCAGAGGGCCCTCTACAGGGAAGTGATGCTGGAGAACCACAGCAGTGTGGCTGGACTAG GATTCCTAGTTTTCAAGCCTGAGCTGATCTCCCGGCTGGAGCAGGGAGAGGAGCCGTGGGTCCTTGACCTGCAGGGAGCAGAGGGGACAGAGGCACCAAGGACCTCCAAGACAG ATTCTACGATTAGGACTGAAAATGAGCAGTCCTGTGAGGACATGGACATCCTAAAATCGGAATCCTATGGGACAGTCATCAGAATCTCCCCACAGGACTTTCCTCAGAATCCTGGCTTTGGAGACGTTTCTGATTCTGAGGTCTGGTTAGACAGTCATTTGGGCAGTCGTGGGCTGAGAATGACAGGCTCTACCTTTCAGAATAACTGTTTGAATGAGGAGACTGTGGTTCCAAAGACCTTCATCAAGGATGCTGCCCAGGGATGTAAGGAGCTGGGAAGCAGCATCCTGGATTGTCAGCCTCctgaaagtcagagagagagtgCAGAAGGGACGTCCCAGAGATGCGAGGGGTGTGGGAAAGGCTTCAGAGCCACTTCAGACATTGCTCTGCATTGGGAAATTAATACACAGAAAATTAGCAGATGTCAAGAATGCCAAAAAAAGTTATCTGACTGCTTGCAGGGGAAACATCCAAATAACTGTCATGGAGAGAAGCCGTACGAATGTGCAGAGTGTGGGAAAGTCTTCAGGCTCTGCTCGCAGCTTAATCAGCATCAGAGAATCCACACGGGAGAGAAACCCTTTAAATGCACTGAGTGTGGAAAAGCCTTCCGCCTGAGCTCAAAACTTATTCAGCATCAAAGAATtcacactggggagaagccctACAGATGTGaggaatgtggaaaagcctttggTCAGAGCTCAAGCCTCATCCACCATCAGAGAATCCACACAGGAGAGAGGCCCTATGGTTGTtgtgaatgtgggaaagccttcagccAGCAGTCGCAGCTGGTTAGACACCAGAGAACTCACACTGGGGAGAGGCCCTACCCTTGCAAGGAGTGTGGGAAGGCCTTCAGCCAGAGCTCCACCCTAGCCCAGCATCAAAGGATGCACACTGGGGAGAAAGCTCAAATTCTAAGAGCCTCAGACAGTCCAAGCCTTGTTGCACATCAGAGAATTCACGCTGTAGAGAAACCATTTAAGTGTGATGAGTGTGGGAAAGCTTTTAGGTGGATCTCTCGCCTGAGTCAGCATCAGCtgattcacactggagagaagccttataAATGCAACAAGTGTACAAAAGCCTTTGGTTGTAGTTCACGACTTATTCgccatcagagaactcacactggagaaaaaccaTTTAAATGTGATGAGTGTGGCAAAGGCTTTGTTCAGGGTTCACACCTTATTCAGCATCAGCGaatccacactggagagaaaccctatgtgTGTAATGACTGTGGAAAAGCCTTCAGTCAGAGTTCTAGCCTTATTTACCATCAGAGAATCCATAAAGGAGAGAAGCCCTATGAATGCCTCCagtgtggaaaagccttcagcATGAGCACACAGCTTACAATACATCAAAGGGTTCACACTGGAGAGAGGCCCTATAAATGTAacgaatgtgggaaagccttcagtcaAAACTCAACCCTTTTCCAGCACCAGATAATTCATGCAGGAGTGAAGCCCTATgagtgcagtgaatgtggaaaagccttcagccGGAGCTCGTATCTTATTGAACACCAGAGAATACACACTAGGGCCCAGTGGTTTTACGAATATGGGAATGCCCTGGAAGGGTCCACCTTTGTGAGCCGTAAAAAGGTTAAtactataaagaaactgcatcagtgtgaagactgtgagaaaatatttaggTGGCGTTCACACCTAATTATACACCAGAGAATTCACACTGGGGAGAAGCCTTATAAATGCAATGactgtggcaaagcttttaatcGGAGCTCACGGCTTACCCAGCATCAAAAAATTCACACGGGATAG
- the ZNF7 gene encoding zinc finger protein 7 isoform X3, with protein MVPSWRQVSRPEHVDAHPPLSLMEVVTFGDVAVHFSREEWQCLDPGQRALYREVMLENHSSVAGLVGRTLKEASNQRPWLAHGSTAHLCTDRHKEAGFLVFKPELISRLEQGEEPWVLDLQGAEGTEAPRTSKTDSTIRTENEQSCEDMDILKSESYGTVIRISPQDFPQNPGFGDVSDSEVWLDSHLGSRGLRMTGSTFQNNCLNEETVVPKTFIKDAAQGCKELGSSILDCQPPESQRESAEGTSQRCEGCGKGFRATSDIALHWEINTQKISRCQECQKKLSDCLQGKHPNNCHGEKPYECAECGKVFRLCSQLNQHQRIHTGEKPFKCTECGKAFRLSSKLIQHQRIHTGEKPYRCEECGKAFGQSSSLIHHQRIHTGERPYGCCECGKAFSQQSQLVRHQRTHTGERPYPCKECGKAFSQSSTLAQHQRMHTGEKAQILRASDSPSLVAHQRIHAVEKPFKCDECGKAFRWISRLSQHQLIHTGEKPYKCNKCTKAFGCSSRLIRHQRTHTGEKPFKCDECGKGFVQGSHLIQHQRIHTGEKPYVCNDCGKAFSQSSSLIYHQRIHKGEKPYECLQCGKAFSMSTQLTIHQRVHTGERPYKCNECGKAFSQNSTLFQHQIIHAGVKPYECSECGKAFSRSSYLIEHQRIHTRAQWFYEYGNALEGSTFVSRKKVNTIKKLHQCEDCEKIFRWRSHLIIHQRIHTGEKPYKCNDCGKAFNRSSRLTQHQKIHTG; from the exons ATGGTTCCATCCTGGCGACAG GTGTCTCGGCCAGAACACGTGGATGCCCACCCACCACTGAGCCTCATG GAGGTGGTAACATTTGGCGATGTGGCTGTGCACTTCTCTCGGGAGGAGTGGCAGTGTCTGGACCCTGGCCAGAGGGCCCTCTACAGGGAAGTGATGCTGGAGAACCACAGCAGTGTGGCTGGACTAG TTGGGAGAACCCTGAAGGAAGCTTCCAACCAGAGGCCTTGGCTGGCCCATGGATCAACTGCTCATCTCTGTACTGACCGGCACAAAGAGG CAGGATTCCTAGTTTTCAAGCCTGAGCTGATCTCCCGGCTGGAGCAGGGAGAGGAGCCGTGGGTCCTTGACCTGCAGGGAGCAGAGGGGACAGAGGCACCAAGGACCTCCAAGACAG ATTCTACGATTAGGACTGAAAATGAGCAGTCCTGTGAGGACATGGACATCCTAAAATCGGAATCCTATGGGACAGTCATCAGAATCTCCCCACAGGACTTTCCTCAGAATCCTGGCTTTGGAGACGTTTCTGATTCTGAGGTCTGGTTAGACAGTCATTTGGGCAGTCGTGGGCTGAGAATGACAGGCTCTACCTTTCAGAATAACTGTTTGAATGAGGAGACTGTGGTTCCAAAGACCTTCATCAAGGATGCTGCCCAGGGATGTAAGGAGCTGGGAAGCAGCATCCTGGATTGTCAGCCTCctgaaagtcagagagagagtgCAGAAGGGACGTCCCAGAGATGCGAGGGGTGTGGGAAAGGCTTCAGAGCCACTTCAGACATTGCTCTGCATTGGGAAATTAATACACAGAAAATTAGCAGATGTCAAGAATGCCAAAAAAAGTTATCTGACTGCTTGCAGGGGAAACATCCAAATAACTGTCATGGAGAGAAGCCGTACGAATGTGCAGAGTGTGGGAAAGTCTTCAGGCTCTGCTCGCAGCTTAATCAGCATCAGAGAATCCACACGGGAGAGAAACCCTTTAAATGCACTGAGTGTGGAAAAGCCTTCCGCCTGAGCTCAAAACTTATTCAGCATCAAAGAATtcacactggggagaagccctACAGATGTGaggaatgtggaaaagcctttggTCAGAGCTCAAGCCTCATCCACCATCAGAGAATCCACACAGGAGAGAGGCCCTATGGTTGTtgtgaatgtgggaaagccttcagccAGCAGTCGCAGCTGGTTAGACACCAGAGAACTCACACTGGGGAGAGGCCCTACCCTTGCAAGGAGTGTGGGAAGGCCTTCAGCCAGAGCTCCACCCTAGCCCAGCATCAAAGGATGCACACTGGGGAGAAAGCTCAAATTCTAAGAGCCTCAGACAGTCCAAGCCTTGTTGCACATCAGAGAATTCACGCTGTAGAGAAACCATTTAAGTGTGATGAGTGTGGGAAAGCTTTTAGGTGGATCTCTCGCCTGAGTCAGCATCAGCtgattcacactggagagaagccttataAATGCAACAAGTGTACAAAAGCCTTTGGTTGTAGTTCACGACTTATTCgccatcagagaactcacactggagaaaaaccaTTTAAATGTGATGAGTGTGGCAAAGGCTTTGTTCAGGGTTCACACCTTATTCAGCATCAGCGaatccacactggagagaaaccctatgtgTGTAATGACTGTGGAAAAGCCTTCAGTCAGAGTTCTAGCCTTATTTACCATCAGAGAATCCATAAAGGAGAGAAGCCCTATGAATGCCTCCagtgtggaaaagccttcagcATGAGCACACAGCTTACAATACATCAAAGGGTTCACACTGGAGAGAGGCCCTATAAATGTAacgaatgtgggaaagccttcagtcaAAACTCAACCCTTTTCCAGCACCAGATAATTCATGCAGGAGTGAAGCCCTATgagtgcagtgaatgtggaaaagccttcagccGGAGCTCGTATCTTATTGAACACCAGAGAATACACACTAGGGCCCAGTGGTTTTACGAATATGGGAATGCCCTGGAAGGGTCCACCTTTGTGAGCCGTAAAAAGGTTAAtactataaagaaactgcatcagtgtgaagactgtgagaaaatatttaggTGGCGTTCACACCTAATTATACACCAGAGAATTCACACTGGGGAGAAGCCTTATAAATGCAATGactgtggcaaagcttttaatcGGAGCTCACGGCTTACCCAGCATCAAAAAATTCACACGGGATAG
- the ZNF7 gene encoding zinc finger protein 7 isoform X4, whose translation MVPSWRQVSRPEHVDAHPPLSLMEVVTFGDVAVHFSREEWQCLDPGQRALYREVMLENHSSVAGLVGRTLKEASNQRPWLAHGSTAHLCTDRHKEGFLVFKPELISRLEQGEEPWVLDLQGAEGTEAPRTSKTDSTIRTENEQSCEDMDILKSESYGTVIRISPQDFPQNPGFGDVSDSEVWLDSHLGSRGLRMTGSTFQNNCLNEETVVPKTFIKDAAQGCKELGSSILDCQPPESQRESAEGTSQRCEGCGKGFRATSDIALHWEINTQKISRCQECQKKLSDCLQGKHPNNCHGEKPYECAECGKVFRLCSQLNQHQRIHTGEKPFKCTECGKAFRLSSKLIQHQRIHTGEKPYRCEECGKAFGQSSSLIHHQRIHTGERPYGCCECGKAFSQQSQLVRHQRTHTGERPYPCKECGKAFSQSSTLAQHQRMHTGEKAQILRASDSPSLVAHQRIHAVEKPFKCDECGKAFRWISRLSQHQLIHTGEKPYKCNKCTKAFGCSSRLIRHQRTHTGEKPFKCDECGKGFVQGSHLIQHQRIHTGEKPYVCNDCGKAFSQSSSLIYHQRIHKGEKPYECLQCGKAFSMSTQLTIHQRVHTGERPYKCNECGKAFSQNSTLFQHQIIHAGVKPYECSECGKAFSRSSYLIEHQRIHTRAQWFYEYGNALEGSTFVSRKKVNTIKKLHQCEDCEKIFRWRSHLIIHQRIHTGEKPYKCNDCGKAFNRSSRLTQHQKIHTG comes from the exons ATGGTTCCATCCTGGCGACAG GTGTCTCGGCCAGAACACGTGGATGCCCACCCACCACTGAGCCTCATG GAGGTGGTAACATTTGGCGATGTGGCTGTGCACTTCTCTCGGGAGGAGTGGCAGTGTCTGGACCCTGGCCAGAGGGCCCTCTACAGGGAAGTGATGCTGGAGAACCACAGCAGTGTGGCTGGACTAG TTGGGAGAACCCTGAAGGAAGCTTCCAACCAGAGGCCTTGGCTGGCCCATGGATCAACTGCTCATCTCTGTACTGACCGGCACAAAGAGG GATTCCTAGTTTTCAAGCCTGAGCTGATCTCCCGGCTGGAGCAGGGAGAGGAGCCGTGGGTCCTTGACCTGCAGGGAGCAGAGGGGACAGAGGCACCAAGGACCTCCAAGACAG ATTCTACGATTAGGACTGAAAATGAGCAGTCCTGTGAGGACATGGACATCCTAAAATCGGAATCCTATGGGACAGTCATCAGAATCTCCCCACAGGACTTTCCTCAGAATCCTGGCTTTGGAGACGTTTCTGATTCTGAGGTCTGGTTAGACAGTCATTTGGGCAGTCGTGGGCTGAGAATGACAGGCTCTACCTTTCAGAATAACTGTTTGAATGAGGAGACTGTGGTTCCAAAGACCTTCATCAAGGATGCTGCCCAGGGATGTAAGGAGCTGGGAAGCAGCATCCTGGATTGTCAGCCTCctgaaagtcagagagagagtgCAGAAGGGACGTCCCAGAGATGCGAGGGGTGTGGGAAAGGCTTCAGAGCCACTTCAGACATTGCTCTGCATTGGGAAATTAATACACAGAAAATTAGCAGATGTCAAGAATGCCAAAAAAAGTTATCTGACTGCTTGCAGGGGAAACATCCAAATAACTGTCATGGAGAGAAGCCGTACGAATGTGCAGAGTGTGGGAAAGTCTTCAGGCTCTGCTCGCAGCTTAATCAGCATCAGAGAATCCACACGGGAGAGAAACCCTTTAAATGCACTGAGTGTGGAAAAGCCTTCCGCCTGAGCTCAAAACTTATTCAGCATCAAAGAATtcacactggggagaagccctACAGATGTGaggaatgtggaaaagcctttggTCAGAGCTCAAGCCTCATCCACCATCAGAGAATCCACACAGGAGAGAGGCCCTATGGTTGTtgtgaatgtgggaaagccttcagccAGCAGTCGCAGCTGGTTAGACACCAGAGAACTCACACTGGGGAGAGGCCCTACCCTTGCAAGGAGTGTGGGAAGGCCTTCAGCCAGAGCTCCACCCTAGCCCAGCATCAAAGGATGCACACTGGGGAGAAAGCTCAAATTCTAAGAGCCTCAGACAGTCCAAGCCTTGTTGCACATCAGAGAATTCACGCTGTAGAGAAACCATTTAAGTGTGATGAGTGTGGGAAAGCTTTTAGGTGGATCTCTCGCCTGAGTCAGCATCAGCtgattcacactggagagaagccttataAATGCAACAAGTGTACAAAAGCCTTTGGTTGTAGTTCACGACTTATTCgccatcagagaactcacactggagaaaaaccaTTTAAATGTGATGAGTGTGGCAAAGGCTTTGTTCAGGGTTCACACCTTATTCAGCATCAGCGaatccacactggagagaaaccctatgtgTGTAATGACTGTGGAAAAGCCTTCAGTCAGAGTTCTAGCCTTATTTACCATCAGAGAATCCATAAAGGAGAGAAGCCCTATGAATGCCTCCagtgtggaaaagccttcagcATGAGCACACAGCTTACAATACATCAAAGGGTTCACACTGGAGAGAGGCCCTATAAATGTAacgaatgtgggaaagccttcagtcaAAACTCAACCCTTTTCCAGCACCAGATAATTCATGCAGGAGTGAAGCCCTATgagtgcagtgaatgtggaaaagccttcagccGGAGCTCGTATCTTATTGAACACCAGAGAATACACACTAGGGCCCAGTGGTTTTACGAATATGGGAATGCCCTGGAAGGGTCCACCTTTGTGAGCCGTAAAAAGGTTAAtactataaagaaactgcatcagtgtgaagactgtgagaaaatatttaggTGGCGTTCACACCTAATTATACACCAGAGAATTCACACTGGGGAGAAGCCTTATAAATGCAATGactgtggcaaagcttttaatcGGAGCTCACGGCTTACCCAGCATCAAAAAATTCACACGGGATAG
- the ZNF7 gene encoding zinc finger protein 7 isoform X15 has product MGFLGCWCMSFQEVVTFGDVAVHFSREEWQCLDPGQRALYREVMLENHSSVAGLGFLVFKPELISRLEQGEEPWVLDLQGAEGTEAPRTSKTDSTIRTENEQSCEDMDILKSESYGTVIRISPQDFPQNPGFGDVSDSEVWLDSHLGSRGLRMTGSTFQNNCLNEETVVPKTFIKDAAQGCKELGSSILDCQPPESQRESAEGTSQRCEGCGKGFRATSDIALHWEINTQKISRCQECQKKLSDCLQGKHPNNCHGEKPYECAECGKVFRLCSQLNQHQRIHTGEKPFKCTECGKAFRLSSKLIQHQRIHTGEKPYRCEECGKAFGQSSSLIHHQRIHTGERPYGCCECGKAFSQQSQLVRHQRTHTGERPYPCKECGKAFSQSSTLAQHQRMHTGEKAQILRASDSPSLVAHQRIHAVEKPFKCDECGKAFRWISRLSQHQLIHTGEKPYKCNKCTKAFGCSSRLIRHQRTHTGEKPFKCDECGKGFVQGSHLIQHQRIHTGEKPYVCNDCGKAFSQSSSLIYHQRIHKGEKPYECLQCGKAFSMSTQLTIHQRVHTGERPYKCNECGKAFSQNSTLFQHQIIHAGVKPYECSECGKAFSRSSYLIEHQRIHTRAQWFYEYGNALEGSTFVSRKKVNTIKKLHQCEDCEKIFRWRSHLIIHQRIHTGEKPYKCNDCGKAFNRSSRLTQHQKIHTG; this is encoded by the exons ATG GGATTCCTGGGGTGCTGGTGTATGTCCTTTCAGGAGGTGGTAACATTTGGCGATGTGGCTGTGCACTTCTCTCGGGAGGAGTGGCAGTGTCTGGACCCTGGCCAGAGGGCCCTCTACAGGGAAGTGATGCTGGAGAACCACAGCAGTGTGGCTGGACTAG GATTCCTAGTTTTCAAGCCTGAGCTGATCTCCCGGCTGGAGCAGGGAGAGGAGCCGTGGGTCCTTGACCTGCAGGGAGCAGAGGGGACAGAGGCACCAAGGACCTCCAAGACAG ATTCTACGATTAGGACTGAAAATGAGCAGTCCTGTGAGGACATGGACATCCTAAAATCGGAATCCTATGGGACAGTCATCAGAATCTCCCCACAGGACTTTCCTCAGAATCCTGGCTTTGGAGACGTTTCTGATTCTGAGGTCTGGTTAGACAGTCATTTGGGCAGTCGTGGGCTGAGAATGACAGGCTCTACCTTTCAGAATAACTGTTTGAATGAGGAGACTGTGGTTCCAAAGACCTTCATCAAGGATGCTGCCCAGGGATGTAAGGAGCTGGGAAGCAGCATCCTGGATTGTCAGCCTCctgaaagtcagagagagagtgCAGAAGGGACGTCCCAGAGATGCGAGGGGTGTGGGAAAGGCTTCAGAGCCACTTCAGACATTGCTCTGCATTGGGAAATTAATACACAGAAAATTAGCAGATGTCAAGAATGCCAAAAAAAGTTATCTGACTGCTTGCAGGGGAAACATCCAAATAACTGTCATGGAGAGAAGCCGTACGAATGTGCAGAGTGTGGGAAAGTCTTCAGGCTCTGCTCGCAGCTTAATCAGCATCAGAGAATCCACACGGGAGAGAAACCCTTTAAATGCACTGAGTGTGGAAAAGCCTTCCGCCTGAGCTCAAAACTTATTCAGCATCAAAGAATtcacactggggagaagccctACAGATGTGaggaatgtggaaaagcctttggTCAGAGCTCAAGCCTCATCCACCATCAGAGAATCCACACAGGAGAGAGGCCCTATGGTTGTtgtgaatgtgggaaagccttcagccAGCAGTCGCAGCTGGTTAGACACCAGAGAACTCACACTGGGGAGAGGCCCTACCCTTGCAAGGAGTGTGGGAAGGCCTTCAGCCAGAGCTCCACCCTAGCCCAGCATCAAAGGATGCACACTGGGGAGAAAGCTCAAATTCTAAGAGCCTCAGACAGTCCAAGCCTTGTTGCACATCAGAGAATTCACGCTGTAGAGAAACCATTTAAGTGTGATGAGTGTGGGAAAGCTTTTAGGTGGATCTCTCGCCTGAGTCAGCATCAGCtgattcacactggagagaagccttataAATGCAACAAGTGTACAAAAGCCTTTGGTTGTAGTTCACGACTTATTCgccatcagagaactcacactggagaaaaaccaTTTAAATGTGATGAGTGTGGCAAAGGCTTTGTTCAGGGTTCACACCTTATTCAGCATCAGCGaatccacactggagagaaaccctatgtgTGTAATGACTGTGGAAAAGCCTTCAGTCAGAGTTCTAGCCTTATTTACCATCAGAGAATCCATAAAGGAGAGAAGCCCTATGAATGCCTCCagtgtggaaaagccttcagcATGAGCACACAGCTTACAATACATCAAAGGGTTCACACTGGAGAGAGGCCCTATAAATGTAacgaatgtgggaaagccttcagtcaAAACTCAACCCTTTTCCAGCACCAGATAATTCATGCAGGAGTGAAGCCCTATgagtgcagtgaatgtggaaaagccttcagccGGAGCTCGTATCTTATTGAACACCAGAGAATACACACTAGGGCCCAGTGGTTTTACGAATATGGGAATGCCCTGGAAGGGTCCACCTTTGTGAGCCGTAAAAAGGTTAAtactataaagaaactgcatcagtgtgaagactgtgagaaaatatttaggTGGCGTTCACACCTAATTATACACCAGAGAATTCACACTGGGGAGAAGCCTTATAAATGCAATGactgtggcaaagcttttaatcGGAGCTCACGGCTTACCCAGCATCAAAAAATTCACACGGGATAG
- the ZNF7 gene encoding zinc finger protein 7 isoform X10, whose amino-acid sequence MEVVTFGDVAVHFSREEWQCLDPGQRALYREVMLENHSSVAGLVGRTLKEASNQRPWLAHGSTAHLCTDRHKEGFLVFKPELISRLEQGEEPWVLDLQGAEGTEAPRTSKTDSTIRTENEQSCEDMDILKSESYGTVIRISPQDFPQNPGFGDVSDSEVWLDSHLGSRGLRMTGSTFQNNCLNEETVVPKTFIKDAAQGCKELGSSILDCQPPESQRESAEGTSQRCEGCGKGFRATSDIALHWEINTQKISRCQECQKKLSDCLQGKHPNNCHGEKPYECAECGKVFRLCSQLNQHQRIHTGEKPFKCTECGKAFRLSSKLIQHQRIHTGEKPYRCEECGKAFGQSSSLIHHQRIHTGERPYGCCECGKAFSQQSQLVRHQRTHTGERPYPCKECGKAFSQSSTLAQHQRMHTGEKAQILRASDSPSLVAHQRIHAVEKPFKCDECGKAFRWISRLSQHQLIHTGEKPYKCNKCTKAFGCSSRLIRHQRTHTGEKPFKCDECGKGFVQGSHLIQHQRIHTGEKPYVCNDCGKAFSQSSSLIYHQRIHKGEKPYECLQCGKAFSMSTQLTIHQRVHTGERPYKCNECGKAFSQNSTLFQHQIIHAGVKPYECSECGKAFSRSSYLIEHQRIHTRAQWFYEYGNALEGSTFVSRKKVNTIKKLHQCEDCEKIFRWRSHLIIHQRIHTGEKPYKCNDCGKAFNRSSRLTQHQKIHTG is encoded by the exons ATG GAGGTGGTAACATTTGGCGATGTGGCTGTGCACTTCTCTCGGGAGGAGTGGCAGTGTCTGGACCCTGGCCAGAGGGCCCTCTACAGGGAAGTGATGCTGGAGAACCACAGCAGTGTGGCTGGACTAG TTGGGAGAACCCTGAAGGAAGCTTCCAACCAGAGGCCTTGGCTGGCCCATGGATCAACTGCTCATCTCTGTACTGACCGGCACAAAGAGG GATTCCTAGTTTTCAAGCCTGAGCTGATCTCCCGGCTGGAGCAGGGAGAGGAGCCGTGGGTCCTTGACCTGCAGGGAGCAGAGGGGACAGAGGCACCAAGGACCTCCAAGACAG ATTCTACGATTAGGACTGAAAATGAGCAGTCCTGTGAGGACATGGACATCCTAAAATCGGAATCCTATGGGACAGTCATCAGAATCTCCCCACAGGACTTTCCTCAGAATCCTGGCTTTGGAGACGTTTCTGATTCTGAGGTCTGGTTAGACAGTCATTTGGGCAGTCGTGGGCTGAGAATGACAGGCTCTACCTTTCAGAATAACTGTTTGAATGAGGAGACTGTGGTTCCAAAGACCTTCATCAAGGATGCTGCCCAGGGATGTAAGGAGCTGGGAAGCAGCATCCTGGATTGTCAGCCTCctgaaagtcagagagagagtgCAGAAGGGACGTCCCAGAGATGCGAGGGGTGTGGGAAAGGCTTCAGAGCCACTTCAGACATTGCTCTGCATTGGGAAATTAATACACAGAAAATTAGCAGATGTCAAGAATGCCAAAAAAAGTTATCTGACTGCTTGCAGGGGAAACATCCAAATAACTGTCATGGAGAGAAGCCGTACGAATGTGCAGAGTGTGGGAAAGTCTTCAGGCTCTGCTCGCAGCTTAATCAGCATCAGAGAATCCACACGGGAGAGAAACCCTTTAAATGCACTGAGTGTGGAAAAGCCTTCCGCCTGAGCTCAAAACTTATTCAGCATCAAAGAATtcacactggggagaagccctACAGATGTGaggaatgtggaaaagcctttggTCAGAGCTCAAGCCTCATCCACCATCAGAGAATCCACACAGGAGAGAGGCCCTATGGTTGTtgtgaatgtgggaaagccttcagccAGCAGTCGCAGCTGGTTAGACACCAGAGAACTCACACTGGGGAGAGGCCCTACCCTTGCAAGGAGTGTGGGAAGGCCTTCAGCCAGAGCTCCACCCTAGCCCAGCATCAAAGGATGCACACTGGGGAGAAAGCTCAAATTCTAAGAGCCTCAGACAGTCCAAGCCTTGTTGCACATCAGAGAATTCACGCTGTAGAGAAACCATTTAAGTGTGATGAGTGTGGGAAAGCTTTTAGGTGGATCTCTCGCCTGAGTCAGCATCAGCtgattcacactggagagaagccttataAATGCAACAAGTGTACAAAAGCCTTTGGTTGTAGTTCACGACTTATTCgccatcagagaactcacactggagaaaaaccaTTTAAATGTGATGAGTGTGGCAAAGGCTTTGTTCAGGGTTCACACCTTATTCAGCATCAGCGaatccacactggagagaaaccctatgtgTGTAATGACTGTGGAAAAGCCTTCAGTCAGAGTTCTAGCCTTATTTACCATCAGAGAATCCATAAAGGAGAGAAGCCCTATGAATGCCTCCagtgtggaaaagccttcagcATGAGCACACAGCTTACAATACATCAAAGGGTTCACACTGGAGAGAGGCCCTATAAATGTAacgaatgtgggaaagccttcagtcaAAACTCAACCCTTTTCCAGCACCAGATAATTCATGCAGGAGTGAAGCCCTATgagtgcagtgaatgtggaaaagccttcagccGGAGCTCGTATCTTATTGAACACCAGAGAATACACACTAGGGCCCAGTGGTTTTACGAATATGGGAATGCCCTGGAAGGGTCCACCTTTGTGAGCCGTAAAAAGGTTAAtactataaagaaactgcatcagtgtgaagactgtgagaaaatatttaggTGGCGTTCACACCTAATTATACACCAGAGAATTCACACTGGGGAGAAGCCTTATAAATGCAATGactgtggcaaagcttttaatcGGAGCTCACGGCTTACCCAGCATCAAAAAATTCACACGGGATAG